From the genome of Candidatus Margulisiibacteriota bacterium:
GAACAAAATTGTAGCTACAAAAGTAGAAATTTTTTACAAAAAAAGAATAGCGGATATTATTCTTTCAGCTGGTTTTTTCTTAATATCGGCCGCCTTAATTTACCCATTGGCAGCGTTTTTGATCTGGTTAAACGGCTCCATTAATGACAAAGCCCGCGGCCCCATAATGTTTATTCAGGACAGGGTAGGCCTCCATGGCAAAGTTTTTAAAATGTACAAATTAAGGACCATGGAAGTAGAGCCGACAGATGGAGGCAGGAAAAATTTAACTACCATCGGATATATTTTGCGAAAATGGCATCTGGATGAATTTCCGCAATTATGGAATGTCCTTAAGGGAGAAATGTCTATGGTAGGGCCCAGGCCTATCCCGGAAAAACTGGATATAATGTTGGCCAAAAAGTATCAAGGTTGGAACGCTAGAAAAAACATTCTACCAGGGTTAACCAGCGAAGGTGTGCTCAAAAATTCCGACAAACAACATGATGACCTGTGGTTGGCTGAGGATATCAATTACATTAAAAACGAATCTCTATATCTTTATTTCAAAGCCATAGCAGATACCATCAAGTATTTTTTTCGGTCAAGCAGATATGCTACATACCGGATTGATGAATAGAAAATTACTTTAACCAGTTCAAAACCGGAAAACTTTTGCGGTAAGCATCCAGAAAATCCAGGTCTACATATTCGGAAATAACGCCTTCTTTTTCATAGCCGTTTGCCAGTGTTTCGCCATAGGGGTCTATAATCATGGAGTGCCCGAAATAGCTCAGGTCATCATTTATTTTACCGATGCGGTTGGCTCCGATAACATAAATCTGGTTTTCAATGGCCCGGGCTTTAAGCAGATTTAGCCAGTGTTCTTTGCGTGGGTTGGGGAACTGGGCCGGAACAAAGAGTATCTTTAGTCCCTGCTTGACCATTTCTCTGATATTTTCCGGGAAGCGAACATCAAAACAGATCTGAATGCCGATCGGTCCGTAAAAGGTCTGGAAAACCGGGATCTTATTGCCGGGCATAAAGTACTGATCCTCCTCATTTTGGAAAAAAACATGGATTTTGTCGTAATAGCCGATAACCGCTCCCTCATTAGAGATCAGATAAGAACGATTAAAATAGTTTTTTTCGCCGCGATTATTTTTTACAGGCAGGGAACCGCTGATAATATAAAATCCGTATTTTTTCGCATTGCTTTGCAGAAACTTTAAAATTTCAATTGTATGCTTGGAAAATTCGTCAAACTCATCATAATTGAAAGGAGAGGCAAACATTTCCGGCAGAACCACAAATTTGGACTTTCTGCCACCGGCAACAGCAAACATTTTTTCAATAGTTTTAAAATTCAAATAAGAATCTTTTAAAACATCATATTGCAGAATTGATACTAAAAATCTGTTCATAAATCTCTATAGGTTATTGTACTTTGTCTTTGGCTTGGATTCAACGATTGAATTATTATATGTCCAGCAGCTTTTCAATATCTTTTTTCATTTTTTGCTGCTGTTGCTGAATAGGCTTGGCAGCTTCAATTACTGTAAAGTTATACATTTTGGCCATGAGTTCATATTGCTCGGCCAGTTTGGCTTGAAAATTTTTGAGCGCCATATAATTATTGGGGCCGAAACCTATATCCATACCGCTGTCGTAATAATCCTTTTCTTTTTCTTCCTGGGTCATGCGTTCCAGTGCTTCCTCCAGCGGGATCCGGAAATAAAAAACAAGGTCCGGTTCCAGAGCGAAGTCATATAACTTTAAAACCCAGTCTTTATTCTGACCGCGCAGATAATCCTTGGCAATTGAAGTGTATATATATTTGTTGAACAGCACGGTAAAACCTGAACTCAGGGCAGGAACAACCTTGCGATGCAGAATATCGGCGAAGTCGGCTGCATGGATCAGACTGTAAGTAATTGGGAGTAATTTTTTATCTTCTTTGGCCTGATTAATGGTTTGAGCGACCAGAGCTGATTCTTTGCGTTTGGTCACCTCTACTGCGTGTCCCTTGATTTCCAACCAGTTTTTCAGCAGGTTGAATTGAGTGGTTTTGCCGCTGCCGTCCAGCCCTTCAGCCACGATGAGCTTGCCTGGGTAGGTATTTTTTTTCATAAAGATTTCCTTTTAATAATCTGCAGCACTTTTTCCCTGAAAATTTTTTGCTGCAGAGGAATAGGCGCAGTCCCCTCAATCACTTCAAAACCATATTCGCTTACCATAGAATCATATTCGGAAATAACCTTGGACTGAAACATCAAGTAGCTTTTTAAAGGGTCATTACTTAATTTCATATCCATCCCCGCTTCATAATAATTGGGAATTCTGGTTAATGTTATACGTTCCAAACTGGTGTTGACCGGGACCTTGAAATAAAAAACCCCATCAGGCTTCAAACTGAATGAATACAGATTTCTAACCCAGACCGGGTCGCAGTTGCGAGCCACGTCCCTGGCCAGTGCTGTATAAATATAACGATCAGCCAGCACTATCCGGCCTTCCTTCAAGGCTGGAATAATTATGTTGTAAAGACGGTCTGCGAAGTCTGTGGCGTGCAGCAGGCAAAATGTAGTATTATTTAATATACCTTTTTTTTTGCCTTTTTTTATAATGCTGGATACAAGTTCCGACGAGTTCCATTCAGTGAAGATTGTGCCGTAACCCTCCGACTCCAGCCATTTTTTTAGAAGGCTGAGTTGTGTTGATTTTCCGGAGCCGTCAGTTCCTTCTACTGTAATCAGGATGCCTTTATAAGGATGGGGGACCAAAATGCTGTTTTCCTGATCCGGTACTATCATTTCAATATCATTGCCTGAATTGGAGTTCTTTTTTTTATTAAATAACATAGTAAACTTGCTTACTTACCTTGGCTTTGCTATACTATATCATAACACATACCTAAAAAAAAGGTGGGGTTTTTTGCGGTAATTTTTTAGACGAGGATAATCAAACATGGTCAATATACAGGGTCCTAATTTAAATCAAATCATTAACCAAACAGTATTCAGCGCTATGTCCAATGTTAAGGGTGATAAAGGCGCTGTGCAAGCGGCCAATGCTGAAGTTATCTACAATTTGTTTTTTAAGGATGTTAAAACAAAATCCGAATTCAAAAAAAAGATCAGAGGGACTTTAAAAAAGTTGAATAATAATCTGGACGAAACGGACATAGATGGCATTCTGGATTCTCTGGATATGGCCGAACAGCCTCCTTTTTGCGCCTCTTACAGCGAAGAGGGCGTTAGTCAGCAACTCAACCTGAAAGATAATTTATTGAGAGCCGACATCTATGATATTTTTTTGATGTTCTATAAACGGCTTTATGATGAAGCCGGCAAAAAAATATCCTGAAGATATAGCCAATTTTAAAAAAATGTGGTATGCTTACCACTAAGAAAGAAAGCCCTCGATTTCCCCCCCCCTGTACGAACGAGGGCTTTCTCTTTTTAGAAGAATCCCAATGAACAATAAAATAGCTATCCAGATTAAAAATTTGACTTATAAATTTGACAAAAAGACAATTTTGTCAGACATAAAATGGGAGGTTAACGACAAAGATGTTTGGTTGGTCCTGGGCCCTAACGGCGCGGGAAAGACAACTCTGTTAAAGTGTTTGTCCGGACAATTGAAACTACAGTCAGGCTCCGTATTTATTAAAGGAAAGGATATAGCCGGGTTTACTCAGAAGCAATGCGCCAGAAATGTAGCTTATTTACCTCAGAAACCGGTTTTTAATGTTCCTTTTACAGTTAAAGAATTATTACAATTATCCCAATATGCCTATCAGAAAAATGGTTTGGACCAGAAACTTTATGCAGACGCTTTGTTGGCTTTTCGCATAGAAGATTTAAGCTCAAGGTATATTCAAACCTTGAGCGGTGGTGAACTGCAGAAGGTAATGCTGGCCGGTGTTTATTTGCAAAGCTCCGGAATTGTCTGTTTGGATGAGCCCTTTAGCTTTCTTGACCCGACTGAGTGTTCCAATATTACAAATCTACTGGGAACAATGTTCTACAAGAAGAAAACCTTGATAATGGTCATACATAACCTGCATCCTGTTTATTTTACAATGTTTTATAAACAGGCAAATATTTTAATGTTAAAAAAAGGACAGGTGTTTTATAGTGGTCCTTTAAAGGGTTCACTTGATTCTTTTGAAGATTTTTTTGAAAGGAAATTTAAAAAAATAAAAATCGGGGATGAAATTCTTTTATTTTAATTATGAGTAAAAACTCAAAAATAGTAATAATACTTGGAATTATTTCGTTAATCTTGTTGCTGTTTTATCCTTTATGCGGACTTCATTTTCTTGGTTTCAAAGATATAATTCACAACCCTGAAGCAGCTTTTATTTTTTTCAACTACAGGCTGCCACGTGTCCTGATCAGTTTTGTAACAGGAGCTATGCTGGCAATTTCCGGCCTTGCTTTTCAGTCTATTTTTGCCAACATATTGGCCACTCCTTATACCCTGGGGATTTCCAGCGCCGCTTCTCTGGGCGCGATATTGGCTTTATTTTTAGGAGCAGAATGGAGCTTTCATTTTCTGGATGCCTCAATTTTGCTGGCTATAGTGGCTACCTTTATAGCCATTATGTGTTTGTACATATTTTCCAGAGTAAATAGTATTCAAAACAGAGACCGTATCTTGCTGCTGGGAGTAGCATTAAATTTTTTATGTTCCAGTCTTATTATTTTTTTACAAATGCAGATGGACTATCTGAATACTTTTAAGGTCATGCATTGGCTTATCGGCAGTATACAGAATATTTCTTATGAAGTTTTAATTGTTCTGTCTATTGTTGCCATTATCTGTATGGCACTGATTTATAAAAAAAACAGAGAGTTGGACCTGATGAGTCTGGGTGAGGAATTCGCGCAGAGTAAAGGTGTTGAAGTGCAAAAAACGCGCTGGTTCCTGATTGTTGTTACTTCAGTTATGATCGGTACAGTGATTGCTTTTTTAGGGCCTATTGCCTTTGTAGGCTTGATAATTCCTAATGTTTGCCGGCTCATTGTAGGCTCAAAACATACATTTTTGTTTTGGTCTTCTTTATTTTTGGGCGGGATACTGCTCATGAGCGCTGATGTGTTGTCCAGAATTGTTATGCCGCCCCTGGAGGTTCCTGTTGGTGTGATAACGTCATTTCTGGGCGCGATATTTTTTATATATTACTTAATGAAAAAGCCGGCTTGAAACAATTTTGTAATTATTGAAAGCAATTGCAGGGTACAGAGCTTACTCCGCTTGCTTAAAAGCTAAAAATTCTATAAAATGAAATAAATGAGTAAAAAAATCTACAAAGAAATATTAAAAATACTGCAACTTCCTTTTTATTCTGATGAAACGGAATTTAAAGACAAACTATTCAGCTATCTATATATTCGGTTCAAGTTTAAGGAAATAGGCATAAAAACCGCCGCTGAGCTGGGTTTTAATCCTTCTGTATATACATGGGAAAAAATAGTGGTCAAGCTCAAGGACACCAACGTATATCAGTTGAATAAAAAGACTGTGGAAGAGGTTTCGGATATCCAGACATTATATACCCGTTTGCAAACCGGCCAGCAGCCGGAACTTTATTTGTATGTTATACCGGGCAAGGATTATATGCTGGTAAAAAAAATCAAACAAATACAGCTTTTATTTGATTTTTTAAGCAAGTATCTGCAAAGAAATCTGGAAATTTATTCTTTATTGAGCAACAAAAATGTTCAATCAATCGTTCCCCCAACCGCAGTTGCCGATAAACAGCAGGAAACCATGAGTACGTTTAAAGACGGGCAATTTTTGATAGTTAATCCCAAGAATCTTCCGGAGTCAATCCGTATGGTAGAAGTCTTTGATAAAGCTGAAAAAGAAATAATCAAAGAAATGATCAAGCGTGTGCAAGGTAAGAAAATTGCGGCTGCCAAAAATCTGGGCATAACCGAACGAATGATAGGTTATAAGCTTAAGAAATATAAATTATAATTTATTGAATTTAAAGTTTCGGATTTCCCATTTATTTTTTTTAGCTGTTTTATTCAGTTGACTGCAGGGATTAACTACTACAGGATGCCCAACTTTTTGCAGCATGGGGATATCGGAAATATGGTCGGAAAAAGCATAGCTGTCTTTCAGGTTAAGCTGGCGCTCCTTGGTAACTTCTTCAATTTTCAGCAGTTTTTCTACTCCGTAGCAAACTTTTCCCTTTATTTTGCCGGTATAATATCCATCTTTTTCTTCCAGTTTAGTGGCTATGACACTGCCAAAACCGATATGATCCCTGATTAGCGTAGCCAATGGTTCGAAGGTGGAAGATATGAAAAATATTTCGAACCCTTTTTTATTAAATTCATTCAGCATTTGCACTGATTCGCTATAAATCATGGGTTTTATTTCTTTTTCAAAGCATTGTTTAAAAATTTTATTAATTTCTTTGGCCGGAATATTTTTAAGGATATCTTCCAGAAGAACCGAGGTTTTCTGCACAATTCCGCTGAAGTCTTTAATATAATTCATTTTATAAAGGAAATACCAGAAAAAAGCTTTGGGGATTATGGTAATAGGTATATAACCGTTTTTGTATGAAAACTTCACAAGTATGTTTACCGTAGTGCCATGAATTATAGTATTATCAATATCAATAAAAACAGCTTTTCTGGAGGTCATCTGTAATATTTTAAGCTAATAAAGCGGACAAATCAAGAAAATTAACGTAGAATTAAGCGTTCTGTTGTGAGGTAGAGCGATATAATATATAATTTAACTAAAAAGGAGGGCAATAAGTGAGAGTTTTCATGTTAGGCATACAATTTATTTCAGGTATGGCAATTATAATTTTGGTTTTGCTTCATTCCGCAAAGGGTGAAGGTTTGGGCGCAATCGGCTCGCAGGCAAGAGTATTCGCGACTCAGAAGGGACTGGAAAAGGGCCTGAATAAATTAACGGCTTTCTTTGCTGTTGTGTTTTTGAGCTCTTCTTTTTTGATTAATTTAATCAGATAGGCTTTCATTAATGGTTAAGCTGACCCTGGAAGACAAACTCGATTTTTTGTGGAACGATTTTCTTAAATTCGTAAAAGAAGGTATAAATAAAGGAAAATATCCCAAAGAACTAAATAAAAATTTTAAAAAAATAACTAAAAAATTTGTTAAGGGGTTTAGTGAAGAAGCATTGAAATATCCCCAATGCGACACTTGTAAAAATAATTGTTGCGCACATATTAGCGGAAAAATCCCTTTGACTCTGGTGGATGTCGCCAGACTCGTGGATAACGGTTACACGCAGGAGATACAAGGTAATTTTAAGGGATTCACAATTTTGCTCGAAAAATATCTGGATTCAAAAGATGAAACTGTTTTTAATGAGATAAATGTTCTGTTGTTTTATGGCTTAAATAATGAATATGTACCATTTTTAAAAAAAATTGGAAGTCGCTGTGTTTTTTATGACGAGTACAAGGGTTGTAGAATTCAGAAAATAAAACCTATAGCTTGCCGTCGTTCCCCTTATCAGATAAATTTTGAAACGAAGCTGGTTGAGTTTAAGGATCCTTGCGGATATTGCAAAGCCGATTTGACGGAAGAAGAAAAGGATGAAATTATTAAAGGAATTATTGAGTCTGAGAATCAAAGGACAAAGGATTTATCTCTAATGATGCTGAATAAGGAAAATTTAAAGAAAATCGGCTTCGCAGAGTACCTATAATGGACCAACTTTTAGCCAAACTTAAAATTGCCGAATCCATGCAGATCAAAGAATACAAAGTGTATGAAAAATTTTTCATGCAGTTGGAAAAATATAACCGGGAACTTTTGCCTAACATTAATCAGCCTGAAAAACTTAACGAAATGATGATCGAAAAAAGGTCAATGATGCAGGATATTCAGGAAATTGAAGCAGAGCTTTCACCGCTGAGAAAAGAAATTGCCGCGCTGTATACCGCAGGGAAATTGAACAATATTGATCAGCAGCTGGTAGAAAAAATAAAGAATACGGACATGACCATAATTGATATGATATCCAAAATTTCCAAGTCCGAGCAGGAACTGACCCATAAAATAAAAGAACAAATGGAACTTATTAAAAACAGATTGCAGCATATTGGCCAGGAACGTGGACTTAAAGAAAAATATACTACTAAAAAACGGTTACCTTTTTTTAATAAAATGAACGGAGATCTGCCTGTTTCCAAATTTGATACCAGCGGTTAGGCCTGAAGTTCGTCTGAAATCGATTCGATACTTTCTCCATTCAGTAATCTTTTGGTAATAAGATCTCTAATTTCGGAAGTATTGGTGTTGCCGAATTTTTTTATCCATAAAATAACCAGTTGATCCGGAGAATAGGCGGGAGTGTCTTTTTTTAATTCAACCTTCGGTAGCTCCTCAGGTTCTTTGGGCAGAGCTTCGATTAAGCGGTTATTTGATTCGGTAATCAATATCCAGAGAGAGTCCTTTTTTTGTTTTAATTTTTTAGCTTCTTCCTGTAAATCTTTAAGGTCTTCCAGTTCGGTCTGGTTATAAATAAAATAGGGGAATCGTGGTATGCTGTTTTCCCTGTGATAAATTGTTTCCAAAACAGTTAACAGTTCTTCATTGACCTGTAGCCACTCCTTTTCAACTTCATTTGTATGGCTGAAATATTCGGAATCAAGATTGTTCGGATTTAAATGCTGGGAGCTAATAACAAAAGCTTCACCTAACGATTTGCCATTTTTTTTGTTATCTATAATCTGCTTGATTTTATTCAGATCATCTTCACTGTAATAACGAATATTTCGACTACCGTAAACAGGGTTAATATAGCCCTTAAGTTCCCAGTATTGTAATTGTCGGTGGCTGCATCCGGTGAGCTTACAAATATCTTTATTTTTATAGGGATGGTCCACGAAATAATTATAGCACAAAAATTGTGCTTGGAAGCAAAGAAAACTTGGGTTTTAAATTGACACTCAAACATTAGGTTGTTATTATTTCTATTAATGCTTTTCGATAATAGTTTTGAGGGTTTGAAACGGGGATTATCCTACTCGGTAAGAAGGCACGAACTGATAGCGGACAACATAGCAAATGTGTCCACGCCAAATTACCGACGCAAAGATTTGGATTTTAAAAATATGCTTTCACATAATATAAACGATACATTACCTTTAACTGTAACTAATGAAAAACATATGTCATCCGCATCAATAAGTTCCGAATTTATGGAAAGAAATCTTTATACTACATATCCGAATGAAACTGATATAAAGACCGATAACAATAATGTGGATTTGGACAAAGAGGTAGTAAATATGACCACAAATAACCTTTATTATAATTCATTGGCGACGATAATTAGTAAGAAATATAAAAATATTAAAGATGTAATTGCCGGAAGGACAGCCTGATAAACTATGAGTTTTTTCACAACAGCAACAACATCAAGCAGCGGAATGAGCGTTCAGCGTCAGGTTATGGATATAATCTCCGAAAACCTGGCCAACGTAAATACCGTTCAGTCTGAAGACGGAGGTCCTTATCGTCGAAAAGTCCCGGTAATCAGCAATAAACAGACTTCCTTTGGAGCCATGCTGGGAGAATACATGACAAACACGGTTTATGTTTCCGAAATAAAGAAAGACGAGACCCCGCCACGTCTGGATTATGATCCGACACATCCTTTGGCAGATGAAAAAGGTTATGTCAAAAAACCCAATATCAATTTAGCTTTAGAAATGGTTTATATGATGGACGCAACGAGGGCTTATGAAGCCAACGTGGCAGTTTTTAATGCATCAAAAAACATGGCCGCTAAAGCATTGCAAATAGGCGCCTAGAAAGATGCCTGCTTTTTTTAAGGTTCTTTTCGAACAAGTAGTCGGAGTATTAAAAGAACTGAGCACAGCTCAGAAGATAACTCTTTTTTTGCTGGGTACTGTTATTTTTGTTTCTTTATTTGCTCTGACCATGTGGGGCATAAGACCGGATTTTGTTCCCCTTTATTCGGGATTGACGCAACAGGATGCCGGTGAAGTGGTAAAAAAGCTGGCTGAAAAAAATATAGCCTATAAGCTGGCCGCGGACGGCACAACTATTCTGGTCCCTTCCAAGGTAGTACGTGAAGCCAGAGTTTCATTGGCCTCAGAAGGCTTACCCAAAACCAGTGGTTTCGGTTATGAGCTTTTTGACCAGTTCAAACTGGGGACAACGGAGTTTACCCAAAAAGTAAATTATCAAAGAGCGCTGGAAACCGAACTGGCCCGAACAATTACAGGTATCAAGCAGATACGCGGTGCCAGGGTCCATATTGTAATGCCGGATGATTCTTTATTTGTAGAAGACAAGCAGGGAGCATCTGCATCTCTGGTTCTGGATATTTTA
Proteins encoded in this window:
- the secG gene encoding preprotein translocase subunit SecG — translated: MLGIQFISGMAIIILVLLHSAKGEGLGAIGSQARVFATQKGLEKGLNKLTAFFAVVFLSSSFLINLIR
- a CDS encoding HAD-IB family hydrolase, whose protein sequence is MTSRKAVFIDIDNTIIHGTTVNILVKFSYKNGYIPITIIPKAFFWYFLYKMNYIKDFSGIVQKTSVLLEDILKNIPAKEINKIFKQCFEKEIKPMIYSESVQMLNEFNKKGFEIFFISSTFEPLATLIRDHIGFGSVIATKLEEKDGYYTGKIKGKVCYGVEKLLKIEEVTKERQLNLKDSYAFSDHISDIPMLQKVGHPVVVNPCSQLNKTAKKNKWEIRNFKFNKL
- the tmk gene encoding dTMP kinase, which produces MKKNTYPGKLIVAEGLDGSGKTTQFNLLKNWLEIKGHAVEVTKRKESALVAQTINQAKEDKKLLPITYSLIHAADFADILHRKVVPALSSGFTVLFNKYIYTSIAKDYLRGQNKDWVLKLYDFALEPDLVFYFRIPLEEALERMTQEEKEKDYYDSGMDIGFGPNNYMALKNFQAKLAEQYELMAKMYNFTVIEAAKPIQQQQQKMKKDIEKLLDI
- the flgB gene encoding flagellar basal body rod protein FlgB, producing MLFDNSFEGLKRGLSYSVRRHELIADNIANVSTPNYRRKDLDFKNMLSHNINDTLPLTVTNEKHMSSASISSEFMERNLYTTYPNETDIKTDNNNVDLDKEVVNMTTNNLYYNSLATIISKKYKNIKDVIAGRTA
- a CDS encoding ABC transporter ATP-binding protein, with translation MNNKIAIQIKNLTYKFDKKTILSDIKWEVNDKDVWLVLGPNGAGKTTLLKCLSGQLKLQSGSVFIKGKDIAGFTQKQCARNVAYLPQKPVFNVPFTVKELLQLSQYAYQKNGLDQKLYADALLAFRIEDLSSRYIQTLSGGELQKVMLAGVYLQSSGIVCLDEPFSFLDPTECSNITNLLGTMFYKKKTLIMVIHNLHPVYFTMFYKQANILMLKKGQVFYSGPLKGSLDSFEDFFERKFKKIKIGDEILLF
- a CDS encoding helix-turn-helix domain-containing protein; this translates as MDHPYKNKDICKLTGCSHRQLQYWELKGYINPVYGSRNIRYYSEDDLNKIKQIIDNKKNGKSLGEAFVISSQHLNPNNLDSEYFSHTNEVEKEWLQVNEELLTVLETIYHRENSIPRFPYFIYNQTELEDLKDLQEEAKKLKQKKDSLWILITESNNRLIEALPKEPEELPKVELKKDTPAYSPDQLVILWIKKFGNTNTSEIRDLITKRLLNGESIESISDELQA
- a CDS encoding sugar transferase — encoded protein: MNKIVATKVEIFYKKRIADIILSAGFFLISAALIYPLAAFLIWLNGSINDKARGPIMFIQDRVGLHGKVFKMYKLRTMEVEPTDGGRKNLTTIGYILRKWHLDEFPQLWNVLKGEMSMVGPRPIPEKLDIMLAKKYQGWNARKNILPGLTSEGVLKNSDKQHDDLWLAEDINYIKNESLYLYFKAIADTIKYFFRSSRYATYRIDE
- the flgC gene encoding flagellar basal body rod protein FlgC; this translates as MSFFTTATTSSSGMSVQRQVMDIISENLANVNTVQSEDGGPYRRKVPVISNKQTSFGAMLGEYMTNTVYVSEIKKDETPPRLDYDPTHPLADEKGYVKKPNINLALEMVYMMDATRAYEANVAVFNASKNMAAKALQIGA
- a CDS encoding iron ABC transporter permease; this translates as MSKNSKIVIILGIISLILLLFYPLCGLHFLGFKDIIHNPEAAFIFFNYRLPRVLISFVTGAMLAISGLAFQSIFANILATPYTLGISSAASLGAILALFLGAEWSFHFLDASILLAIVATFIAIMCLYIFSRVNSIQNRDRILLLGVALNFLCSSLIIFLQMQMDYLNTFKVMHWLIGSIQNISYEVLIVLSIVAIICMALIYKKNRELDLMSLGEEFAQSKGVEVQKTRWFLIVVTSVMIGTVIAFLGPIAFVGLIIPNVCRLIVGSKHTFLFWSSLFLGGILLMSADVLSRIVMPPLEVPVGVITSFLGAIFFIYYLMKKPA
- a CDS encoding helix-turn-helix domain-containing protein, with the translated sequence MSKKIYKEILKILQLPFYSDETEFKDKLFSYLYIRFKFKEIGIKTAAELGFNPSVYTWEKIVVKLKDTNVYQLNKKTVEEVSDIQTLYTRLQTGQQPELYLYVIPGKDYMLVKKIKQIQLLFDFLSKYLQRNLEIYSLLSNKNVQSIVPPTAVADKQQETMSTFKDGQFLIVNPKNLPESIRMVEVFDKAEKEIIKEMIKRVQGKKIAAAKNLGITERMIGYKLKKYKL
- the tmk gene encoding dTMP kinase yields the protein MLFNKKKNSNSGNDIEMIVPDQENSILVPHPYKGILITVEGTDGSGKSTQLSLLKKWLESEGYGTIFTEWNSSELVSSIIKKGKKKGILNNTTFCLLHATDFADRLYNIIIPALKEGRIVLADRYIYTALARDVARNCDPVWVRNLYSFSLKPDGVFYFKVPVNTSLERITLTRIPNYYEAGMDMKLSNDPLKSYLMFQSKVISEYDSMVSEYGFEVIEGTAPIPLQQKIFREKVLQIIKRKSL